One window from the genome of Pseudanabaena yagii GIHE-NHR1 encodes:
- the psbZ gene encoding photosystem II reaction center protein PsbZ — protein sequence MTILFQLLLAAFVLFSFVLVIGVPVAYASPSSWNQTKPLLFLGSLIWVAFVIVIGILNSFVA from the coding sequence ATGACTATTTTATTTCAGCTTTTATTAGCTGCATTTGTGCTGTTTTCCTTCGTTTTGGTGATTGGCGTACCCGTCGCATACGCATCTCCTAGCTCTTGGAATCAAACCAAGCCCCTCTTGTTTCTTGGCTCCCTAATTTGGGTAGCTTTTGTCATTGTTATCGGCATCTTAAATTCTTTTGTAGCTTAA